One window of the Rhodothermales bacterium genome contains the following:
- a CDS encoding HAD hydrolase family protein, translating into MTEHPSPRVRLFVSDIDGCLGEPYQAFDLGSMSRLADLARLGGRLDSSPHYPALGLCSGRPFPYVEALTQTLGLVVPVLFESGGGIFDPVSARVQWHPAFSDDLREEVEALGRWMVEHCIPGSSLLFDFAKRTQPGMISPFSEEIDRWMPVVEERVAVHHPRLTVHRTNLSIDVLPEGISKHIGMAWLSEQLDVPLAGMAYIGDSSGDLEALKAVGTSFAPQNAIEAVKSAVHRVTAPRIAGVVEAYEVCLAKNRALSR; encoded by the coding sequence ATGACGGAACATCCCTCGCCGCGGGTACGGCTGTTCGTGTCGGATATCGACGGCTGCCTTGGCGAGCCGTATCAGGCCTTCGATCTCGGTTCGATGAGCCGGCTCGCGGACCTCGCGCGGCTCGGGGGGCGGCTGGATTCCTCGCCGCATTACCCGGCTCTGGGCCTCTGTTCGGGCCGGCCGTTTCCCTACGTGGAGGCGCTCACGCAGACGCTCGGCCTCGTCGTGCCCGTCCTCTTCGAGAGCGGCGGGGGCATCTTTGACCCCGTTTCCGCCCGCGTGCAGTGGCATCCCGCCTTTTCGGACGACCTCCGCGAAGAGGTGGAGGCGCTGGGGCGGTGGATGGTCGAACACTGCATCCCGGGGTCGTCGCTGCTGTTCGATTTTGCGAAGCGGACGCAGCCCGGGATGATCAGTCCGTTTTCCGAGGAGATCGACCGCTGGATGCCCGTGGTGGAGGAGCGCGTGGCGGTTCATCATCCCCGCCTTACCGTGCATCGCACCAACCTGTCGATCGATGTCCTGCCGGAGGGCATCAGCAAACACATCGGGATGGCGTGGCTGTCCGAGCAGCTGGACGTACCGCTCGCCGGCATGGCGTACATCGGCGACAGCAGCGGCGACCTCGAGGCGCTGAAGGCGGTTGGTACCTCTTTTGCTCCGCAGAATGCGATCGAGGCCGTCAAGTCGGCCGTACATCGGGTCACGGCGCCGCGTATCGCCGGCGTCGTGGAGGCCTACGAGGTCTGTCTGGCGAAGAATCGGGCGCTTTCGCGCTGA
- a CDS encoding SDR family oxidoreductase → METTGLGLLKGKKGIIFGALEERSIAWAIAERVHEEGGKFILSNAPVAKRIGSLDALAEKTGSPLVWADATSDEDLKTLFEEAKAQYGTVDFIVHAIGMGLNVRKNRPYEALNYEWFQKTLDISAISLHRTIHHGLETGAIADKASIVTLTYIGAQRIFSAYSEMGDAKALLESIVRSFGYRLGKRGIRINSISQGPTRTTAGSGISGFDALFEFAERMSPLGNPDARSCADYTITLLSDLTRMVTMQNLFHDGGFSSMGISDELIAELGDLLKPS, encoded by the coding sequence ATGGAAACTACAGGCTTGGGCCTCCTCAAAGGGAAAAAAGGCATCATCTTTGGCGCGCTCGAAGAACGCAGCATCGCCTGGGCGATCGCGGAACGCGTCCATGAGGAAGGCGGGAAATTCATCCTTTCGAATGCGCCCGTCGCCAAGCGGATCGGCTCGCTCGATGCGCTCGCCGAAAAGACGGGCAGCCCGCTCGTCTGGGCCGACGCCACGAGCGACGAGGACCTGAAGACGCTCTTCGAAGAAGCGAAGGCGCAGTACGGCACCGTCGACTTTATCGTCCATGCGATCGGGATGGGGCTCAACGTGCGCAAGAACCGGCCCTATGAGGCGCTCAACTACGAGTGGTTCCAGAAGACGCTCGACATCTCGGCCATCAGCCTGCACCGCACCATCCATCACGGCCTCGAAACGGGCGCCATTGCCGACAAGGCGTCGATTGTGACGCTGACCTACATCGGCGCGCAGCGCATCTTCTCGGCCTATTCCGAGATGGGGGATGCGAAGGCGCTGCTCGAAAGCATCGTCCGCTCGTTCGGCTATCGCCTCGGGAAGCGGGGCATTCGGATCAACTCGATCTCGCAGGGTCCGACGCGGACCACCGCCGGCTCGGGCATCAGCGGCTTCGACGCCCTGTTCGAATTCGCCGAGCGCATGTCGCCCCTGGGCAACCCGGACGCGAGGAGCTGTGCCGACTACACCATCACGCTTTTGAGCGACCTCACCCGCATGGTCACGATGCAGAATCTGTTTCACGACGGCGGCTTCAGCTCGATGGGCATTTCGGACGAGTTGATCGCCGAACTGGGCGACCTGCTCAAGCCCTCCTGA
- a CDS encoding inositol monophosphatase family protein: MSEKTTQRYTRARDVAVQAAMDAGRLIAMHAGRLQEGQVREKATHDLVTEIDVASQALITRRLLDAFPESTVLGEEGTVLAEAAREVAGWRWIIDPVDGTTNFAHGVPPYAVSIGLQDEGKPVVGVVYEVSRDELFTAVTGQGLFVNGRPGRVSTHATLDQSLLVTGFPYTRFEHIDAFMDVLSRLLRASRGVRRTGSAATDLAYVACGRFDAFFESGLMPWDLAAGVVLIAEGGGMATNYYNVPERLFDRQIAATNGHIHHELLAILDAVKDLMP, encoded by the coding sequence GTGAGCGAAAAAACAACGCAACGTTATACCAGGGCCCGCGATGTGGCCGTACAGGCCGCGATGGATGCCGGCCGACTGATCGCCATGCACGCCGGCCGGCTCCAGGAAGGCCAGGTCCGCGAAAAGGCGACGCACGACCTCGTCACGGAAATCGATGTCGCCTCGCAGGCGCTGATCACGCGCCGGCTGCTCGACGCCTTCCCGGAGTCGACCGTGCTCGGCGAGGAGGGGACGGTGCTGGCCGAGGCCGCGCGGGAGGTGGCCGGCTGGCGCTGGATCATCGACCCCGTCGACGGCACGACCAATTTCGCCCACGGCGTCCCGCCGTATGCCGTCAGCATCGGGTTGCAGGACGAGGGCAAGCCGGTCGTCGGGGTGGTGTACGAGGTGTCGCGGGATGAGCTGTTTACGGCCGTGACCGGCCAGGGGCTGTTCGTGAACGGCCGGCCGGGGCGCGTGAGCACCCATGCCACGCTCGACCAGAGCCTGCTTGTCACGGGGTTTCCGTATACCCGGTTCGAGCACATCGATGCGTTTATGGACGTCCTGAGCCGGCTCCTCCGCGCCTCGCGCGGCGTCCGCCGCACGGGCAGCGCGGCGACCGATCTGGCGTATGTCGCGTGCGGGCGCTTTGACGCGTTTTTCGAGAGCGGGCTCATGCCGTGGGACCTTGCCGCCGGCGTCGTGCTCATCGCCGAGGGCGGCGGCATGGCGACGAATTACTACAACGTGCCGGAGCGTCTTTTCGATCGCCAGATCGCGGCAACCAACGGCCATATCCACCACGAATTGCTCGCCATCCTGGACGCCGTGAAGGATCTCATGCCCTGA